A genomic segment from Salvelinus alpinus chromosome 8, SLU_Salpinus.1, whole genome shotgun sequence encodes:
- the LOC139583855 gene encoding processed variable antigen-like, protein MVEDKETVEDKEMVTVEDKEMVEDKETVEDKETVEDKEMVTVEDKEMVEDKETVEDKEMVTVEDKETVEDKETVEDKETVEDKETVEDKEMVTVEDKETVEDKETVEDKETVEDKETVEDKEMVEDNETVEDKETVEDKETVEDKETEEDKETEEDKETVADKETVEDKETVEDKETVEDKETEEDKETEEDKETVEDKETVEDKETVEDKETVEDKETVEDKETVEDKETVEDKETVEDKETVEDKEMVEDKETVTSLSKVNKEGVNE, encoded by the coding sequence atggtggaggacaAGGAGACGGTGGAGGACAAGGAGATGGTGACGGTGGAGGacaaggagatggtggaggacaAGGAGACGGTGGAGGACAAGGAGACGGTGGAGGACAAGGAGATGGTGACGGTGGAGGacaaggagatggtggaggacaAGGAGACGGTGGAGGACAAGGAGATGGTGACGGTGGAGGACAAGGAGACGGTGGAGGACAAGGAGACGGTGGAGGACAAGGAGACGGTGGAGGACAAGGAGACGGTGGAGGACAAGGAGATGGTGACGGTGGAGGACAAGGAGACGGTGGAGGACAAGGAGACGGTGGAGGACAAGGAGACGGTGGAGGACAAGGAGACGGTGGAGGacaaggagatggtggaggacaATGAGACGGTGGAGGACAAGGAGACGGTGGAGGACAAGGAGACGGTGGAGGACAAGGAGACGGAGGAGGACAAGGAGACGGAGGAGGACAAGGAGACGGTGGCGGACAAGGAGACGGTGGAGGACAAGGAGACGGTGGAGGACAAGGAGACGGTGGAGGACAAGGAGACGGAGGAGGACAAGGAGACGGAGGAGGACAAGGAGACGGTGGAGGACAAGGAGACGGTGGAGGACAAGGAGACGGTGGAGGACAAGGAGACGGTGGAGGACAAGGAGACGGTGGAGGACAAGGAGACGGTGGAGGACAAGGAGACGGTGGAGGACAAGGAGACGGTGGAGGACAAGGAGACAGTGGAGGacaaggagatggtggaggacaAGGAGACAGTGACCAGCCTTAGCAAAGTCAACAAGGAAGGGGTGAATGAATAA
- the tcf21 gene encoding transcription factor 21 yields MSTGSLSDVDDELLDGILKFGSSGKDSGTSNESTGESSNCEGGSANDKSARGKKRKTGSSRKTALNGVAHDGGGKQPQRNAANARERARMRVLSKAFSRLKTTLPWVPPDTKLSKLDTLRLASSYIAHLRQILANDKYENGFIHPVNLTWPFMVAGKPENDLKEMLNTTRLCGTTAS; encoded by the exons ATGTCCACCGGGTCGCTTAGCGACGTTGACGACGAGCTCCTGGACGGCATCCTGAAGTTCGGCTCTTCCGGTAAAGACTCCGGTACGTCGAACGAGAGCACCGGGGAGAGTTCGAACTGCGAGGGCGGCTCGGCCAACGACAAATCAGCCCGGGGAAAGAAACGGAAAACAGGTTCCAGTAGGAAAACCGCGCTGAACGGCGTGGCGCACGATGGGGGCGGCAAGCAGCCGCAGAGGAACGCGGCCAACGCACGGGAGAGGGCAAGGATGCGCGTGCTATCCAAAGCGTTTTCCCGTTTGAAGACGACTTTACCGTGGGTCCCGCCGGACACCAAGCTCTCCAAACTGGACACACTTCGCCTCGCCTCGAGCTACATAGCCCATCTACGGCAGATCCTCGCCAACGACAAATACGAGAACGGATTTATCCACCCGGTGAACCTG acgtGGCCCTTCATGGTCGCCGGGAAACCGGAGAATGATTTGAAAGAGATGCTCAACACCACCCGGTTGTGTGGAACAACCGCCTCATGA